Proteins from one Juglans microcarpa x Juglans regia isolate MS1-56 chromosome 6S, Jm3101_v1.0, whole genome shotgun sequence genomic window:
- the LOC121237225 gene encoding eukaryotic translation initiation factor 5A-2, whose translation MSDSEEHHFESKADAGASKTYPQQAGTIRKNGYIVIKARPCKVVEVSTSKTGKHGHAKCHFVGIDIFTGKKLEDIVPSSHNCDVPHVNRTDYQLIDISEDGFVSLLTENGNTKDDLKLPTDDNLLTQIKDGFADGKDLVVSVMSAMGEEQICALKDIGPK comes from the exons atgtCGGACAGTGAGGAGCACCATTTCGAGTCCAAGGCCGATGCCGGAGCCTCCAAGACCTATCCCCAGCAGGCCGGTACCATTCGTAAGAACGGCTACATCGTCATCAAGGCCCGCCCTTGCAAG GTGGTTGAAGTTTCCACCTCCAAGACTGGCAAGCATGGTCATGCTAAGTGCCACTTCGTCGGGATTGATATTTTCACTGGCAAGAAACTTGAAGATATTGTTCCATCTTCCCATAACTGTGAT GTTCCCCATGTTAATCGTACTGACTACCAGCTGATTGATATCTCCGAGGATGGATTT GTGAGTTTGCTGACTGAAAATGGGAACACAAAGGATGATCTGAAACTGCCAACCGATGACAATTTGTTGACCCAG ATCAAAGATGGGTTTGCCGATGGCAAGGACCTGGTTGTCAGTGTTATGTCCGCAATGGGAGAGGAGCAGATTTGTGCTCTGAAGGACATTGGCCCCAAGtag